Within the Camelus dromedarius isolate mCamDro1 chromosome 9, mCamDro1.pat, whole genome shotgun sequence genome, the region TCACTTCATCAGACCTTCTCAAGTATCTTCTCAGAGAGACCCTCACCCCATCTAAAGTACCGCCTGAGTCACGCTCTGTTGTCTTCCCTGCCTTCCTTTTTAATAGCAGTCCACAAACCTAGCCATGTTATTAgaaatctatttgtttatttgtctatTGCCTGTCTCCCCCACGTGAGGGCAGAGatcttgttttgttcactgtccTATTTCAACACCAAGAACAGTGCCTTCGATACAGTAACATGAATAAATATagagtcaataaaaaaaaagtggccaaaCACTCACAAGACCCCATGATGTAAGTGCCCTTCTTACCCCCAtgttatagatgagaaaactgaggcccagagagactcACTATTCTCAGGGTCAGGAATCTAATGACCCTGGGACCGGAAGTCAAGTTGTCTGCCTCTGGGGTCTCAATCTGAGCTGCTGTGTTGGTTCCTTTCTCTGCACTCATAGATGCCTGTCAACATGTCTACGTGGGAGCCCTTTTCCCCTGAGACACTCcaagaaaaaagcatttaatgGATGACTCTGTTTAGGAAATTGCATTTCCTTGCTGGGTGTTTGAAAGGCTTGTTAGCGTATGAAAGGCCCTGAAAAGTCCTGCAGTAAAAAAGATTGATGGAACTGTGTTTCCCAAACCTTTGACTGTGGAaatcttatatttatttatttgtgtgcaTAACACCTATTAATATATTGCAGACCGTACGGGCAATAATGGCTTTTGTCACTGTGGAGAAAAGTGCAGTGTCTGATGAAGTGACCTGGGAGCCCTCTGGGTCACCTGGTATGAGGAGGTCTAAGCCAGGAGCTTCCCACCCAGCAGGAGGCGCTGTGCCCAGTCACCTTCCCCAGGACTGGCATCTGAGCCCACAGTGTCTGTTCGTCCCTGGAAGCTCAGCCCATAAAACAAAAAGGTGCGTGGCTCCTGGTATCTTTCAGCggcagcctggccccagcacGCTTTTCCGCAGGGACCTAAGGGCTGGCTCAACGTCTGCGCTTTGGTTCCCGAGCCAAGTGACCCTTGGTGTTCATCCTGGGCCCCTTAGAGGGCAATTCCTTGTGTGTTTCTCAGGGACATCAACCCCACAAGCCTGGCCTTGCTTTCTCACTGTCTCATGTTTCCCTGTTGGAATTTTAACCTTCTAGGGAACTAGGGACACCACCTTAGCCACTTGTGTCCTCTCTGCCCCCAACTCTGTGCTGAGCCAATAGTAAGCCCCCAGATTATTCTTGTTGGCTTGAGTGTGAGGGAACCAATTATCCTGTGTGTCGCTTGGTTTGGTGCAGAGAAGGATAAATGGCGATGCTGTAAATCCCTTGATTTATTACCAaagccctccctctgccccaagcAGAATGAAAGGATAACCCAGAGGCAGAGGAGACTGTGGGGTACAAGGCGTGGAGATGACACTGGATCACTGTGTCCCCAGAGAGTCAGAGCAACTGTCACAGCCGCCGAAGGTCCATCTTCATTGGTTTTGATGGTGATTTGATGTCATTATGGATTCAGGTCTCATCTCCATCCCTGAGATCATCTGAATAACACTGTGATGAAGACGAGAAGAGAGGAGGCCAGCATCCGTGGGCAGCCTGGGTTGGACAGCATAAATCTGCGGGGAGAGCCTGGCCTTCCGGGCAGGCGGGCTCGAGCCTGAGCAGAGGCGACCAGACACAGCGGAGCGGGCAGTGCTTGCCTTCTCCAAAGTGACCATGAGAGGTGCCACGCAAGTCTCAGTCATGCTCCTCCTTGTCACTGTGTCCGACGGTGCTGTGATCACCGGGGTAAGTCATCCAACATTCTCCATGCCCTGGGTTTGGGGAGGACATCAGAGTCTGCATGGGATGGGAGCCAGGAGGCAAACCAAGGGCGTGGGGAGGCACTTCCCAGGGTTTTCATATTAGTTAGACCTCACTCTGCTGAAGGGGATCTGCTTTTGAGAAACTGTGTGTAAATTAAATTCAATACACAGGGAGAGCACTGAAAATTCTGAAGTTTCGACCTTTGGTCAAAAGAAGATTCCCATTGTGTAATAATGAACTCCTTAATAAAGTGGATTAGCGCCCCCTAATTTATCTTTTGTGTAATTTTGGTTTTCATATAGTCTGGTCCGCGTGGCAAGTGTAATTTACAAAGCAAACTGAGTTGATTAAAGGCAGTGACCTTATTTAGCGTCTATTGGGTACACTTAACCTCTGTTTTCTCTACTCTTAAGAAAGCCTGTCTTGAAACTCTTTCCCTTAAGGTTTTTGTGTTTTCACTCTGTGCCCAGTTCTGATAGGAATAGGGGTGACACTGACATTTGGCTGGGTGACCCAGAAGCAAGCGTCGAATAACGTAGAAATCCAGTCTCACCATGGGCACCCCGCACCCTCGGGTGGGCACACTGTGGTATTTGAAATACCCCGATTGTGGTTCCTTCTCAGAAGTTTGGCTTCActtgggacccccccccccaacgaCATGGGCACATGTtgtgtgatggtggtggggaCAGTCTTATCAAAACAGAAAGTAATGGTTTACCTGAGAGCTTTCCAGATAAAagccactagggaaaaaaaaagaagggaatttaCTTTTGTTTCAGCTTCCAACTTTTTAAACAGAGAATGGAAATGTAGAGAAAGGCCAAACAGTTCCTGGAACTGGATTAGTTTTAGTGTTCACAGAAAGGaaaattctttcttctcccttttagAGGAAAAAGACTTGAGTTTCAAAGAAGAGCAAATATCAAAGGCAAGTCAATGCTTCTGAGACCCAGAGCATAAACGCAACTGTCGGGGCAGAATTATACCTAATGAATGTAAACCACAGCGTGCCCTCCTATGGTGTAGTTTGGGGATCAGGAGGGtgagagcagaggagagaagCCATAGTTAGCCCACCGAGAGTGGGTTCATCCTGAGTCTGGCCCCGAGGGGTGGTGGGAGACAGGTCTGCGAGATGGGAAAGTATCTTCCTAGGAAAGCCTCCAGGTTGACCCTTTGGAAAGCACAGGGAGGGGGAAGCTGGGGTAAGACGAAACACGTGACCGACCTGACCACTCCGTCCACGCTCTGTGCCCGGCTGCTGCCCCAAATCGACTTTTAGGAAGATGCTGGACTGCCCCCCCCCATCTCCATACTCCCTGCTGCCAGGACGGTGACTGTCCCAGATTCAGGTCTGGAGGATCCCTCCTCCCAGTGGGGACAGCAATGCCCCATCTCTGTGGGAGGAGTCAGGTGGGGTCTGCTTAGTCCTAACCCTGAGCTTTCAGGGGCCAGCTGGTATGTGAGATGTGCCCTCACCAGGCTGGAGACCAGAGTGGCCAGGTGACTGCCACCTGCACCTCCCCTGGGTAGCGAGCAGCCCCAGCATCTCCCAGTTTCCTCCTGGGGCCCCCTAGCACTTtgcaggggtgaggtgggggtttCCTTCCAGTTTCTGCCAAGCCCCACATAGGCTCCAGACGGTGCTCTATGGCTTGTGCTAGAGAAGAACCAACCCAAACGCAGCCCTGAACTTGAACTCAGCAAAGCCGCAGCGCTTCTCGGGAAGTGGAAAGTCTGGGTGCTTCTTCAATGTGGCCTCCCTTGAGTCTGGAGcagttctgttctgttttatcCAATCCAGGCTTTGGTTTAAAGTGGGGTTGTGTGGCTCTGCAGGTGGCACCTTCTGGAAGGTCACTCAGCCCCTGCTCTGGGAGTCCAACCCAGAGGGTTCCATCCCTCTCTGGGGACCAGGCAGGTCAGCAGAGGAACCCCAGGGGAAACACCTGCCAAGAGGGGCTGGGTCCTCAGTTGAGGCTGGGCTTATGGTGAGGGCTGAGCTGGGGAGAACTGTGGGAAGGGAGGCACCCACCCCATGTGCTGCTGGGTCAGGGCTGGAGGGTCCCAGTCCACGGAAGCTCAGCACTGACCCCCTCAGGGCTTGGGCCACTGTGGCACTACCCCATCTAAGAATTCAAATTAATCCAGTTCCACCAGCatccactgagcacctactggtGCTAGAAATGCTCTGTCTCCTAACCTCTAGACGCATCAAAAGAAGAGAATTTTCCTACTGAGTGGTCTCAAAGGAGCTTGGAGGTCCCTCAGATCCAGGTTGGCTGCCCTGCTGAGCTCGGAGCATCCCGCTGTGAAGGGAGCAGGGGCAACACTGCACGGTCTGGGTGTCCCGTGCTGCCTGGGTGCTGCCCTCAGCATCCCTCTCAGGGGTTTTTGGGTGTACTTTACCTTCTGGTTTCTCTGGGGTGGGGCGCTAATGGGCACTCAGGGCCCCTCTGTCTTCCCTTGCAGGCCTGCGAGCGGGACGTGCAGTGCGGGGCCAGCACCTGCTGTGCAGTCAGCCTGTGGCTGCGTGGACTGCGGGTGTGCACCCCACTAGGACGGGAAGGAGACGAGTGCCACCCCGGCAGCCACAAGGTACTGCTCAGACTTGTTCAGGGCACCAGGCCCGTGAGACAGAGCTGGCACTGGACCGCAGTTTTCTGACCCCAATCTAATAATATCTCACTGCCTCCTTGCTTTGGGGGGCTGCCTGGGGTGCAGCGGGGTACCAGTCACACAGCCTGTTAGACCCGGGGGCTGGATCCCAGCTCCTCCTTTGCTGAGGGGTCTTGGGCAATTAGCATGACAGCTCTGGGCTTCAGTTGCCTCATGTACACAATGAGAGAAATAGACTGACATTCCTGAAGTTTCCATCAGATCGATAAATTCAGATTCTGAAAGGGCCGTCAGTGCCCTTTGCTCCATAGGATCCTTCCCTCAAGAACAGGACAAAATAAGACCATAAAATGGCCTAGActgggtgggggtgaggctgaCCTGGCCCCTGGGGCACACACTTTAAGGAGGCTCACTCTTTTGTGCCCTAGGTGCCCAGCGCCCACAGGAACTCCCAGCCCAGAGGCACAGGGCCGCAGGCCTTTGCTTCGGAAGGTCAGGAGGATGCAGCGGCAACTGTGGGGCCCCGGCTTGTATCCACTTCCCTGGGCTTCCTGTGGTCCAGGCGCCCTTCATGCTCCGCTGGGGAACACGCCTGCACCCAGGAGCATCCTCCAGCAGTTGTCCTCCCCATCATGGCCCACCTGGGGGTGAGGAGGTGCAGGGAGGCAGATGGGGCAGGGCAGCAGTCGTCATGGCCTTAGGGAGTGTGAGGAGGCTCAGCCACAGATCTCTGTCCCCAAAGGGAACAACAGAGGTCATACAAGCTAATGGTgagaacttactatgtgccacTCTTCATACGAAGTGCTCTTTGCAAGTTTAAACCTTTTTAAGTTTATAGTGGAAACCTCTTTCCAACCAAATGTGGTAAGGTCTATTAttcacccattttatagataataaactgaggcaccaagaggCTAAATAACTTGCCAGTTGAGAATTGTCAGGcctgggatttgagcccaggccaTCTGACATGACCTATGCTCCCAGCCCTTCCCACTCAACCCCCTTGAGGAAACCTCAGTGGTTCGGCACTCCTTGGGGTGTTAAGTCACCCGGCGGGGACCTTGTCTGTCCTGTACAGCTGCATCCCTGGCACCCAACCCAGTGTCGAGAGTATAATGGATGAGCTACTAATGATATTCAGTCATGAGTGTGGGTGTGAGTGTGAGTGCGCACGTGTGCTGGGTCAGCAAGGGGTCTGGGTAGGCAGTGTGGGGGCTTGTGGGGTTTTATGGTTGGGGACAGACAGCATTGCACTGTGACTGATCACAGAGTGTCAaagccagattgcctgggttcaaatcctggctcctccacaaattggctgtgtgatcttggcatGCTGCTTAGCtgctctgtgcctcggtttcctcctctgttaCTGCTGTGCTGGGGTGGAGGTGACAttggccagggctgggctgaCCAAAGTCTCCTGCCAGGAGGCCCACCTCCCTTTGATGAATGTGCTGTCCgtcttctcctctctcccaggtCCCCTTCTTCGGAAAACGCCGGCACAacacctgcccctgcctgcccaACCTGCTGTGCTCCCGGTGCCTGGACGGCAGGTACCGCTGCTCCGTGGACTTGAAGAGCATCAACTTTTAGGAGCTTGTCTGGTTTCAGGACACCGCCGGGGCCTCCTCCTTAGCACAGCCTAAAGTGGTCCTTCTTGGACTTTTATTTCTGCCACATGGCCCAGCTGCCCACCTGTGCCCCACCCCCGGCTGTCCGGTCCCCATCCCCGGCACTCCCTACCTACACCTGTCCTCCCTGgcgcacacacgtgtgtgcatgtaGCCACACTCCACGTGGTGGCGTGGTCCACCAGGCCCACCGGTGGGGCCCCAGCTGTGGCTGTGGTCCTGGAACTAGCCTGACTGGTGCTCCGCACTGCTCAGGCTGCCTGAGGAGTTGGAAGTAACAGGAAGAACATTCTCTCCTTTTGTCTCTGCCTGCCCCGCCCTTCCTCTCCTCAGAGGTGACCTGTCCCTCTCCCCCGCCCTGCATGTGCTCTTCTGCCTGGATCAGTAAGCTCACAGCAGGTGTGGGGAGTCAGGGAGTCAGTCAGCCTCCAGATGCCTGCGGCCTGCCCACTGGGCCAGAACTGCAGGGCCTCCGAGGCCCCTCCTAGCATGTTACCAGTTAAGAATGAAGCCCCCAGTTCCCACTGCCTCCCTATGCGATGCAAATATGGTGGGTCAGTTGAATCAGCTGTTGACAATTTAGGAGGCAACAGGGAGTTACCTTTAATAGCTCCCTCCCAAGATCAACTCCTGAGAGCAGGTCTGTAACCCTGAGGAGGCCTCTGGCCACTGCCTGGCTTGGGGGATGGTAGGGAGAGAGCAGGAAAGCCACTGATTTTGGACACAGGAGGCAGCTACCAGCCAGGACCACAGCCAGGCTGCACGGGCCCCTCACCGGATAAGGCATCTTCTCTGGAGAGCGAGGGCCGCCTGAGTTCAAAGCAGTCTGGGAGTTGTATCACAGGCCTGCACTCTCCTCTAAAACACCAGCCCCGCCCAGCACCTCACATTTGGACCCTGCCGCAGCTCGCCAGAAGCGTGGTGATGCT harbors:
- the PROK1 gene encoding prokineticin-1 — encoded protein: MRGATQVSVMLLLVTVSDGAVITGACERDVQCGASTCCAVSLWLRGLRVCTPLGREGDECHPGSHKVPFFGKRRHNTCPCLPNLLCSRCLDGRYRCSVDLKSINF